Proteins from a genomic interval of Dendropsophus ebraccatus isolate aDenEbr1 chromosome 6, aDenEbr1.pat, whole genome shotgun sequence:
- the MSGN1 gene encoding mesogenin-1, with product METIHQPMVKMEEDYALCSDSDPDSSFLPSWDWKQNSENYSLSQTPSPQSLSPAASYESPFSGCSHPPSLEEIPYSDDMVAYRLLQYPNDCQDDMEEDNGVHSNKRGQHNPKASMNVQRRRKASEREKMRMRAIAEALHNLRRNLPPVYSQGRQPLTKIQTLKCTISYIEELTNLLNSTKGT from the coding sequence ATGGAGACTATCCACCAACCTATGGTGAAGATGGAGGAGGACTATGCCCTATGTTCGGATTCTGACCCCGATTCTTCTTTCTTACCATCTTGGGACTGGAAACAAAACTCTGAGAACTACTCTCTAAGTCAGACTCCGTCTCCTCAAAGCTTGTCTCCTGCTGCCTCCTACGAGTCTCCGTTCTCTGGTTGTTCACATCCGCCAAGCCTGGAGGAGATACCGTACAGCGATGACATGGTGGCCTACAGGTTGCTGCAATATCCTAACGACTGCCAGGACGATATGGAAGAGGACAATGGTGTCCACAGCAATAAACGCGGGCAACACAATCCCAAAGCTTCCATGAATGTCCAACGCCGGAGAAAGGCCAGCGAGAGGGAGAAGATGAGGATGAGGGCCATAGCCGAGGCCCTCCATAACCTGAGGAGAAATTTACCCCCAGTCTACAGCCAAGGTAGACAACCACTTACTAAGATCCAGACATTGAAATGCACCATCTCCTACATTGAGGAACTTACCAACCTTCTCAACAGCACAAAAGGAACATAA